One window of bacterium genomic DNA carries:
- the glmS gene encoding glutamine--fructose-6-phosphate transaminase (isomerizing) has translation MCGIVAYIGERVASPILLNGLKRLEYRGYDSAGMALIEDGQIVFEKAAGKIKVLEEILEGKNFTATTGIGHTRWATHGVPNDVNAHPHLDCTGKIAVVHNGIIENFKTLRAFLERRGHHFESDTDTEVIAHLIEEYYDGNLTKAVQLAIKQVEGTYGIAVISLAAPDVIVAARHGSPLCIGLGESENLIASDVSAMLEHTKKVVYLGEGEVATVSRDGVQISTLDNMPVPTKFHDIEWDLDLLEKGGFDHFMLKEIFEQPITIRNSMRGRLNYEEGTARLSGLKLKYEELLNVKRIIISACGTSWHAALCGEYMIEEFARIPVEVEYASEFRYRSPIIDQGTLVFVISQSGETADTLAALREAKRKGATVFGICNVVGSTIARETDGGIYTHAGPEIGVASTKAFTSQVTVLALLTILLARQRNMSMEKGRQIIDALDRLPDQVEQLLQNVQGIKDIAEEYAGTNNFLYLGRGINFPVALEGALKLKEISYIHAEGYPAAEMKHGPIALIDEKMPVVVLAQHDQIYDKVLSNIQEVKARAGRVIALATEGDTEIARLANHVIYLPKVPYILNPIIAAIPLQLLAYYIAVKRHCDVDQPRNLAKSVTVE, from the coding sequence ATGTGCGGAATTGTTGCTTATATCGGTGAACGCGTAGCCAGCCCGATCCTTCTCAATGGACTCAAGCGTTTGGAATATCGCGGCTACGATTCCGCTGGCATGGCATTGATCGAGGATGGCCAGATCGTCTTTGAAAAGGCTGCCGGCAAGATCAAGGTACTCGAGGAAATTCTCGAAGGCAAAAACTTCACAGCGACAACCGGTATCGGACATACCCGCTGGGCGACACACGGCGTTCCGAACGACGTCAACGCACATCCGCATCTTGATTGCACCGGCAAGATTGCCGTCGTGCACAATGGAATCATTGAGAACTTCAAAACGTTGCGGGCATTTCTTGAGCGTCGCGGGCATCACTTTGAGAGCGACACCGACACGGAAGTAATCGCACATCTGATCGAAGAATATTACGACGGAAATCTAACCAAGGCAGTGCAGCTTGCGATCAAGCAGGTAGAAGGCACTTATGGTATTGCCGTGATTTCGTTGGCGGCGCCAGATGTGATCGTTGCGGCGCGTCACGGTTCGCCGCTTTGTATCGGACTTGGCGAATCGGAGAATCTGATTGCTTCGGATGTGTCGGCGATGCTCGAGCATACGAAGAAGGTAGTTTATCTCGGCGAGGGCGAAGTCGCGACAGTGTCGCGCGATGGCGTGCAGATTTCGACTCTGGATAATATGCCGGTACCGACGAAGTTCCACGATATCGAGTGGGATTTGGATCTACTCGAAAAGGGTGGATTCGACCATTTCATGTTGAAGGAAATTTTCGAGCAACCGATCACGATTCGCAATTCGATGCGCGGGCGACTCAACTATGAAGAAGGGACTGCGCGGTTGAGTGGTCTTAAGCTCAAGTATGAAGAGCTGCTCAATGTAAAGCGCATCATTATCTCGGCTTGCGGTACCTCGTGGCATGCGGCGTTGTGCGGCGAATACATGATCGAAGAATTTGCGCGCATCCCGGTGGAAGTTGAGTACGCTTCGGAGTTTCGTTATCGCTCGCCGATCATTGATCAGGGCACGCTGGTGTTTGTGATCAGCCAGTCGGGCGAGACGGCGGATACGCTGGCGGCACTGCGCGAAGCAAAGCGCAAAGGTGCGACGGTATTTGGAATCTGTAACGTGGTTGGATCGACCATCGCCCGCGAGACGGATGGCGGTATTTACACGCATGCCGGACCGGAAATCGGCGTGGCATCGACGAAGGCGTTTACCTCGCAGGTAACTGTGCTGGCACTGTTGACGATTCTTCTGGCGCGACAGCGCAACATGTCGATGGAAAAAGGCAGACAAATTATTGATGCGCTTGATCGCCTGCCGGATCAGGTAGAACAATTGCTTCAGAATGTTCAGGGAATTAAAGACATCGCTGAGGAATATGCCGGCACGAATAATTTCCTGTATCTCGGACGCGGAATCAATTTCCCGGTGGCGCTTGAGGGCGCATTGAAGTTGAAGGAAATTTCGTACATCCACGCAGAAGGTTATCCGGCGGCGGAAATGAAGCACGGACCGATCGCGTTGATTGACGAAAAGATGCCGGTTGTGGTGTTGGCGCAACACGATCAGATCTATGACAAGGTGCTGTCGAATATTCAGGAAGTCAAGGCGCGTGCGGGAAGAGTCATTGCGCTGGCCACCGAAGGCGACACGGAGATTGCGCGTTTGGCGAATCACGTGATTTATCTTCCGAAGGTGCCGTATATTCTGAATCCGATTATTGCGGCGATACCGCTGCAGTTGTTGGCTTATTATATTGCAGTGAAGCGTCATTGCGATGTTGACCAGCCGCGCAATTTGGCGAAGTCGGTGACGGTAGAGTAG
- a CDS encoding MATE family efflux transporter translates to MNKDILKLAIPSIITNVSVPLLSSVDTALVGHLEHQYYLGGVAIGAMIFNFIFWAFGFLRMGTTGLTAQAYGENNQRECGLILSRAVIVALIAGVALILLQTLIHWTAFQSVTASDDVEKQAAIYFDIRIWSAPAALLIYAIQGWFLGMQNARYPMIIAIFINCLTIALDVFFIQVLHLKVAGVALGTLIAQYCGVVLASALFYFKYREYATGIVRKQILDVAAMKKFFSVNRDIFLRTMLLIATYTFFTAKSAEYGDDVLAANTILMQLWMILAYGVDGFAYAAESLVGRFVGAKDLVNLKKAVKLIFVWAVALGGIVTLAYLFFGELIVRLFTSNEIVVATAMTFFIWTIIAPLVNGVCFVWDGVFIGATATKAMLISMAIATVVFYFPVYYLAEPHIGNHALWLAMIAYMVVRGVTLTLYAPGAVYRKIA, encoded by the coding sequence ATGAACAAGGATATTCTCAAGCTCGCGATTCCCAGTATCATTACCAATGTTTCGGTGCCACTGCTAAGCTCGGTCGATACGGCTTTGGTGGGGCATCTGGAGCATCAGTATTATCTCGGCGGCGTGGCGATCGGGGCGATGATATTTAATTTCATTTTCTGGGCGTTTGGATTTTTGCGGATGGGAACGACGGGGCTGACGGCGCAAGCATACGGCGAAAATAATCAACGCGAATGCGGTTTGATTCTGAGCCGGGCAGTGATTGTGGCACTGATCGCGGGAGTCGCGCTGATCCTGCTTCAGACACTGATTCATTGGACGGCGTTTCAATCGGTGACGGCGAGTGATGATGTTGAGAAGCAGGCGGCGATCTACTTTGATATTCGCATCTGGAGCGCACCGGCGGCGCTGTTGATTTATGCGATCCAAGGCTGGTTCTTGGGAATGCAAAACGCGCGTTACCCGATGATCATTGCGATATTTATCAACTGCCTGACAATCGCTCTTGATGTGTTTTTTATACAAGTGCTTCATCTCAAGGTCGCCGGTGTGGCGCTGGGGACATTGATCGCACAGTACTGCGGAGTAGTGCTGGCATCGGCGCTGTTCTATTTCAAGTATCGCGAATATGCGACAGGGATCGTGCGCAAACAGATACTCGATGTGGCGGCGATGAAGAAGTTCTTCTCAGTCAACCGCGATATATTTCTACGGACGATGCTGTTGATAGCGACCTATACATTCTTCACCGCGAAGTCGGCGGAGTACGGCGATGACGTATTAGCGGCGAATACGATTCTGATGCAATTGTGGATGATATTGGCCTACGGCGTGGACGGATTCGCCTATGCCGCGGAAAGTCTGGTCGGCAGGTTTGTCGGGGCGAAGGATTTGGTGAATCTCAAGAAGGCAGTGAAACTGATATTCGTGTGGGCGGTGGCGCTGGGCGGCATCGTAACTCTGGCCTATCTCTTCTTCGGTGAGCTGATTGTCCGGTTGTTCACGAGCAACGAGATTGTAGTCGCGACGGCGATGACGTTTTTCATTTGGACGATTATTGCCCCGCTGGTGAACGGAGTCTGCTTTGTGTGGGACGGCGTATTCATCGGCGCCACGGCGACAAAGGCGATGCTGATCTCGATGGCGATTGCCACGGTCGTGTTCTATTTTCCAGTGTATTATCTGGCAGAACCGCATATCGGCAACCACGCGCTGTGGCTGGCAATGATTGCTTACATGGTGGTGCGAGGAGTGACCTTGACACTTTATGCGCCGGGCGCCGTCTATCGCAAGATCGCCTGA
- a CDS encoding BrxA/BrxB family bacilliredoxin: MYPEELVTPMRKELTSVGFEEWRNAADVEKALGEKTGSVLVVFNSVCGCAAGNARPGIKMALKHKKLPQKLATVFAGQDNDAVAKARAYTTGYPPSSPSVALFKDGKLVYMMERHQIEGHPPHEIAENLTKAFDANL, from the coding sequence ATGTATCCAGAAGAATTAGTGACGCCGATGCGCAAAGAGTTGACCAGCGTGGGATTCGAAGAGTGGCGCAATGCCGCCGATGTCGAAAAGGCGCTGGGCGAAAAGACCGGCAGCGTGCTGGTTGTGTTCAACTCGGTGTGCGGATGCGCCGCCGGAAATGCGCGCCCGGGAATCAAGATGGCGCTCAAGCATAAGAAGCTGCCGCAAAAGCTGGCGACGGTATTTGCCGGACAGGACAACGATGCGGTCGCCAAGGCGCGCGCCTATACGACCGGATATCCGCCGTCATCGCCCTCGGTGGCGCTGTTCAAGGACGGCAAGCTGGTGTATATGATGGAGCGGCACCAGATCGAGGGGCATCCCCCGCATGAGATCGCGGAGAATTTGACCAAGGCGTTTGACGCGAATTTGTAG
- a CDS encoding fumarate reductase/succinate dehydrogenase flavoprotein subunit, giving the protein MTLDAKCPTGPLEKKWEKHKFDLKLVNPANKRKYTVIMVGTGLAGGSAAATMAELGYNVLAFCYQDSPRRAHSIAAQGGINAAKNYQNDGDSVYRLFYDTIKGGDFRAREANVYRLSEVSQNIIDQCVAQGVPFAREYGGHLANRSFGGAQVSRTFYARGQTGQQLLLGCYSALSRQIGLGKVKMFPRTEMLDLVLVDGHAKGIVVRDLVTGKVSSYSADAVVLATGGYANVFFLSTNATGCNVTATYRAYKRGALFANPCYTQIHPTCIPVSGDHQSKLTLMSESLRNDGRIWVPKAKGDKRAPGAIPESDRDYYLERKYPSYGNLAPRDIASRAAKEVCDEGRGIGETGLGVYLDFSESISRLGEATIAERYGNLFDMYERITGENPYKAPMRIYPAPHYTMGGLWVDYNLMSNIPGLFVIGEANFSDHGANRLGASALMQGLADGYFILPYTIGDYFARTGAKKIPSDGPEFKKVETEVAEKTKKLLAIKGKKTVLEMHRHLGKVIWEYCGMSRNDAGLKKALAEIPTIRDEFWKNVTVLGGGEELNQSLERAGRVADFLEFGELMCNDALMRTESCGGHFRSESQTPDGEAKRDDEKFTYVSAWEYTGVGSAPNLHKEPLNFEFVQPGQRSYK; this is encoded by the coding sequence ATAACTCTTGACGCGAAATGCCCAACCGGACCACTTGAGAAGAAGTGGGAAAAGCACAAATTCGATCTTAAGCTGGTTAACCCGGCGAACAAGCGCAAGTATACGGTCATCATGGTTGGAACCGGACTTGCCGGCGGATCGGCGGCGGCGACAATGGCCGAATTGGGATACAATGTCCTGGCGTTCTGCTATCAGGACAGTCCGCGCCGAGCGCACAGTATTGCGGCGCAGGGCGGGATCAATGCCGCGAAGAATTATCAGAATGACGGCGATTCTGTTTATCGATTGTTTTACGACACGATCAAGGGCGGAGATTTCCGTGCCCGTGAAGCGAACGTGTATCGGCTTTCCGAGGTGTCGCAGAACATCATCGACCAATGCGTGGCGCAGGGTGTGCCTTTCGCACGCGAATATGGCGGACATCTGGCGAATCGATCTTTCGGCGGCGCGCAAGTGTCGCGAACATTTTATGCGCGCGGGCAGACCGGGCAGCAACTATTGTTGGGATGTTATTCGGCACTGTCGCGGCAAATTGGTCTCGGCAAGGTCAAGATGTTTCCGCGTACGGAGATGCTTGATCTGGTGCTGGTTGACGGCCACGCCAAGGGAATCGTCGTTCGCGATCTGGTCACCGGCAAGGTCAGCTCCTATTCGGCTGATGCCGTGGTACTCGCGACCGGAGGATACGCGAATGTGTTCTTCCTGTCGACCAATGCGACCGGCTGTAATGTGACGGCGACGTATCGCGCTTACAAACGCGGTGCGCTGTTTGCGAATCCGTGCTATACGCAGATTCATCCAACCTGCATACCCGTTTCTGGTGATCACCAATCGAAGCTGACGCTGATGTCGGAGTCACTTCGTAATGATGGCCGCATCTGGGTGCCGAAGGCGAAGGGCGACAAACGCGCACCAGGTGCGATTCCGGAATCGGATCGCGACTATTATCTTGAGCGCAAATATCCGAGCTACGGCAATTTGGCGCCGCGCGATATAGCTTCGAGAGCGGCAAAGGAAGTTTGCGACGAAGGACGCGGAATCGGCGAGACCGGGCTGGGCGTGTATCTTGATTTTTCGGAATCAATTTCGCGACTGGGCGAGGCGACAATCGCCGAGCGCTATGGCAACTTGTTTGATATGTACGAGCGCATCACCGGCGAGAATCCATACAAGGCGCCGATGCGCATTTATCCGGCGCCGCACTATACGATGGGCGGGCTTTGGGTAGACTATAATCTGATGAGCAATATTCCGGGATTGTTCGTGATCGGTGAAGCGAACTTCTCGGATCACGGCGCGAATCGACTGGGAGCTTCGGCGCTGATGCAGGGTCTGGCGGATGGGTACTTCATTCTGCCGTACACGATCGGTGATTACTTCGCGCGCACCGGCGCGAAGAAGATTCCGAGCGACGGGCCGGAGTTTAAGAAAGTCGAAACCGAAGTTGCCGAGAAGACGAAGAAACTTCTCGCGATCAAGGGCAAGAAGACGGTGCTGGAAATGCACCGGCATCTCGGCAAGGTGATTTGGGAATACTGCGGCATGTCGCGCAACGATGCCGGACTCAAGAAGGCGCTGGCGGAGATTCCGACAATTCGTGATGAGTTCTGGAAAAACGTGACGGTGCTCGGCGGCGGCGAAGAGTTGAATCAATCGCTGGAACGCGCCGGACGCGTGGCGGATTTCCTGGAGTTTGGCGAACTGATGTGCAATGACGCTTTGATGCGCACCGAATCGTGCGGCGGACATTTCCGCAGTGAAAGCCAGACGCCGGACGGCGAAGCCAAGCGCGACGACGAGAAGTTCACCTATGTTTCGGCATGGGAGTACACCGGAGTCGGCAGTGCACCGAATCTTCACAAAGAACCGTTGAACTTCGAATTTGTCCAGCCGGGACAAAGGAGTTACAAATAA
- a CDS encoding succinate dehydrogenase cytochrome b subunit has product MSSTELAQKSPGLSTGLTSSSIGKKLFVAISGAALLAFAFGHMVGNLQVFMGQDQINKYAHALQGLGAALWVIRVGLIVMAILHIWFAVKLKLENWKARPVNYAYSNTVQAGLASRTMIWSGLLVFSFITYHLLHFTILATNPEYKSLTAMLNGQEVHDVYSMIIYGFKQPLISGFYIVMMFLLAYHLSHGIKSMFQTMGLNNERYEPKLNKLAIAIATIIFLGYISIPVAILAGLVKLPGGMTI; this is encoded by the coding sequence ATGTCTTCAACAGAATTAGCTCAAAAATCCCCCGGATTATCGACAGGGTTAACATCGAGTTCAATCGGCAAAAAGCTGTTCGTCGCCATATCCGGCGCCGCGCTGCTGGCATTTGCATTTGGACACATGGTCGGCAACTTGCAGGTGTTCATGGGACAGGATCAAATCAACAAATATGCTCATGCTTTGCAGGGTTTGGGTGCGGCGTTATGGGTCATCAGAGTCGGCCTGATTGTTATGGCGATTCTTCATATCTGGTTTGCAGTCAAACTTAAGTTGGAGAACTGGAAAGCGCGGCCGGTCAATTACGCTTACAGCAATACGGTGCAAGCGGGGTTGGCATCACGGACGATGATTTGGAGCGGATTGCTGGTTTTCAGTTTCATCACCTATCACCTGCTGCATTTCACGATTCTGGCAACAAACCCGGAATACAAGTCGCTGACGGCGATGCTGAATGGGCAGGAAGTTCACGATGTTTATTCCATGATCATCTATGGATTCAAGCAGCCGTTGATTTCGGGATTCTATATCGTGATGATGTTCCTGCTGGCTTACCATTTGAGCCACGGGATCAAAAGCATGTTCCAGACAATGGGATTGAACAATGAACGCTACGAACCGAAGCTGAACAAACTCGCGATTGCAATCGCGACGATTATTTTCCTCGGCTATATCTCGATACCGGTGGCGATTCTCGCCGGACTGGTGAAACTACCGGGAGGGATGACAATATGA
- a CDS encoding ABC transporter ATPase, with protein sequence MKLLEDYRPETKLWIYAFSRRLDAGEVTLVYTVLKNFVDDWKSHQHDVRGAFEIVHDQFVLIAAESDNGISGCSIDSSVAVFKWLKAQHNLDALDRGFVFYRDGDVVRTTTRSEFQGLVDAGKINSDTSVFNNTITTIGDLHADKWEVPLSQSWHAQAFSAS encoded by the coding sequence ATGAAGCTACTTGAAGATTACAGGCCGGAGACCAAGTTGTGGATCTATGCGTTTTCGCGCAGGCTGGATGCCGGCGAAGTAACTTTGGTCTACACCGTGCTTAAGAACTTTGTCGATGATTGGAAGTCGCATCAGCACGACGTGCGCGGAGCGTTTGAGATTGTGCACGACCAGTTTGTGCTTATCGCCGCTGAAAGCGACAACGGGATTTCGGGGTGTTCGATTGATTCGAGCGTGGCGGTGTTCAAGTGGTTGAAGGCGCAGCATAATCTTGATGCGCTCGACCGCGGTTTCGTTTTCTACCGCGACGGTGATGTTGTGCGGACAACGACGCGCAGTGAGTTTCAGGGGCTGGTCGATGCGGGCAAAATCAACTCCGACACAAGTGTGTTCAATAACACGATTACGACGATAGGCGATCTTCACGCCGACAAGTGGGAAGTGCCGCTTTCTCAGAGCTGGCACGCGCAGGCGTTTAGCGCTTCGTAG
- a CDS encoding redoxin domain-containing protein has translation MNTFLRVAVLIMGALLLSVAATIYAQEPMSTDQLDGRIYAPEFPVGLDWLNSLQPMTLQQFHGKIVLVYFWSMSSMDCITVVPELEQLRQKYQEELIVVGIHSPRSEYEKDSDAIRHALLRNEITIPVVNDSGSQLWNEYGMKSRPSFVLVNTAGRVIGVHEGTGVFELFDGIIAQAIPYFDADSLIGRHKIGFVPELYRKEQSLLKYPSGLVADSGGARLYLSDAGNHRILAMTTAGKIEFIVGSGLKGNQDGALTEARFNHPQGLALVGDRLYVADTENHAIREVDLTAKKVKTVADASAGMKYPRDLVALDGKLYVTASGNNQIWVVDLASSRASHFAGSGQFGSADGAFNEATMSRPSGITTDGTRLFFVESEGSAIRSIDVATGQVETLVATGLRYPQGIEYRDGMLYATDSYDQKVKVVNLATKAVSDFVGSGRKGSNNGEAALASFFEPTGLAVVGGKLFVADCNNQQVRIVDIATQKVSSLQLTNLGKIAVQTRANFAGKEMKLPPAKLKSGAGKISIALMIPDGYRMLEREAFFVDFRSSDSKVVAFTAKPSEVVLNQATGEFEIPVSGAVGSASVTIDIVLNMRKEGATTIYYDMIRAVVPVTFEEKGSSGFGVGVRVSAMPRM, from the coding sequence GTGAATACTTTTCTACGCGTCGCTGTTCTTATCATGGGGGCATTGTTGCTGTCTGTTGCGGCAACGATTTATGCACAAGAGCCAATGAGTACGGATCAATTGGATGGACGGATTTATGCACCGGAGTTTCCGGTCGGATTGGATTGGCTGAACTCGCTTCAACCAATGACATTGCAGCAATTTCACGGCAAGATTGTGTTGGTCTATTTCTGGTCGATGTCTTCAATGGACTGCATAACAGTGGTGCCGGAGCTGGAGCAGTTGCGCCAGAAGTATCAGGAAGAACTGATCGTTGTCGGAATTCACTCGCCGCGGTCGGAATATGAAAAAGACAGCGACGCAATCAGGCACGCCCTGCTGCGGAATGAAATCACGATTCCCGTTGTCAACGACAGCGGCTCGCAGTTGTGGAATGAGTATGGGATGAAGTCGCGTCCGTCGTTCGTGCTGGTCAACACGGCGGGACGAGTCATCGGCGTTCATGAAGGGACCGGCGTATTCGAGCTTTTCGACGGAATCATTGCGCAGGCAATTCCTTACTTCGATGCTGACTCTTTGATCGGCCGCCATAAGATTGGCTTCGTCCCGGAACTATATCGCAAGGAGCAGTCGCTTCTCAAGTATCCATCCGGCCTCGTCGCCGACTCCGGTGGTGCGCGTCTTTACTTGAGTGATGCAGGCAATCATCGGATTCTGGCGATGACGACAGCCGGTAAGATTGAGTTCATTGTCGGAAGCGGCTTGAAAGGCAACCAGGACGGTGCATTGACTGAAGCGCGATTCAATCATCCGCAGGGATTGGCATTGGTTGGAGATCGCTTGTATGTTGCGGACACGGAGAATCACGCGATCCGCGAGGTTGATCTTACGGCGAAGAAGGTCAAGACGGTAGCCGACGCTTCGGCTGGAATGAAGTACCCGCGCGATCTGGTGGCGCTGGATGGCAAGTTGTATGTCACTGCTTCCGGTAACAATCAGATTTGGGTGGTTGATTTAGCATCCAGTCGTGCAAGTCACTTCGCCGGGTCGGGACAATTTGGAAGTGCGGATGGAGCATTTAATGAAGCCACAATGTCGCGCCCGAGTGGAATTACGACGGATGGGACGAGGCTGTTTTTTGTCGAAAGCGAAGGCAGTGCGATTCGTTCTATTGATGTAGCTACCGGACAAGTGGAAACATTAGTTGCCACTGGGCTGCGGTATCCTCAAGGTATTGAGTATCGAGACGGGATGCTGTATGCGACGGACAGCTACGATCAGAAGGTAAAGGTCGTTAACCTGGCGACAAAGGCGGTGAGCGATTTCGTCGGCAGCGGGCGCAAAGGATCAAACAATGGCGAAGCGGCGTTAGCGAGTTTCTTCGAGCCGACAGGTTTGGCAGTTGTTGGCGGGAAGCTGTTCGTTGCGGATTGCAATAATCAGCAAGTTCGCATTGTCGACATAGCGACACAGAAAGTCAGCAGTTTGCAGTTAACAAATCTTGGCAAGATTGCGGTGCAGACGAGGGCCAACTTCGCCGGTAAGGAAATGAAATTACCCCCGGCGAAATTGAAGAGCGGCGCGGGCAAGATCAGTATCGCATTGATGATACCGGATGGATATCGGATGCTGGAGCGCGAGGCGTTCTTTGTCGATTTCCGTTCCAGCGATTCCAAGGTGGTTGCATTTACCGCCAAGCCCAGTGAAGTTGTTTTGAATCAGGCGACCGGCGAGTTTGAGATTCCGGTGAGCGGAGCGGTCGGTTCTGCCAGCGTGACGATTGACATCGTTCTGAATATGCGGAAAGAAGGGGCGACGACGATTTACTACGACATGATTCGCGCGGTCGTGCCGGTGACATTTGAGGAGAAGGGATCGAGCGGATTTGGAGTCGGGGTAAGGGTGAGTGCGATGCCGCGGATGTAG
- a CDS encoding succinate dehydrogenase/fumarate reductase iron-sulfur subunit, giving the protein MNLTLKVWRQKSRNDQGRIETYPANDISPDMSFLEMLDVVNEGLVKAGTDPIAFDHDCREGICGTCSLTINGIPHGPERGTTSCQLHMRHFKDGDTIYIEPWRAAAFPVVRDLIVDRSAFDKIMQAGGFVSINTGGAPDSNAVPIPKDAAETAMDAAACIGCGACVAACKNASAMLFVSAKVGQFASLPQGQAERERRVLAMVGAMDDAGFGNCTNYYECEAVCPKNISVKFIAMMNREYMRALRRPPRVGASGGAG; this is encoded by the coding sequence ATGAATCTGACATTGAAAGTTTGGCGGCAGAAAAGTCGAAATGACCAGGGCCGGATTGAAACCTACCCTGCCAACGATATCAGTCCCGACATGTCGTTCTTGGAAATGCTCGATGTGGTCAACGAGGGTCTCGTCAAGGCGGGTACCGATCCGATTGCGTTTGACCACGATTGCCGCGAAGGTATTTGCGGAACGTGTTCGCTCACCATCAACGGGATTCCGCACGGACCGGAACGCGGGACGACGTCGTGCCAGTTGCATATGCGGCATTTCAAAGACGGCGATACGATTTATATCGAGCCGTGGCGCGCGGCGGCATTTCCGGTGGTGCGTGATTTGATTGTCGACCGTTCGGCGTTTGACAAGATCATGCAGGCGGGCGGATTTGTTTCGATCAACACCGGTGGTGCGCCCGATTCGAATGCGGTGCCGATCCCCAAGGATGCGGCCGAGACCGCGATGGATGCTGCGGCCTGTATCGGTTGCGGCGCGTGCGTGGCGGCCTGCAAGAACGCCTCGGCGATGCTGTTCGTTTCGGCGAAGGTGGGGCAGTTTGCCTCGCTGCCGCAAGGACAAGCAGAGCGCGAACGGCGCGTGCTGGCGATGGTCGGCGCGATGGATGATGCCGGATTCGGAAATTGCACGAATTACTATGAATGCGAAGCGGTGTGTCCGAAGAATATTTCGGTGAAGTTTATTGCGATGATGAACCGCGAATATATGCGGGCGCTGCGGAGACCGCCGAGAGTTGGTGCGAGTGGAGGGGCGGGGTAG
- a CDS encoding redox-sensing transcriptional repressor Rex translates to MRERKISESTIHRLSHYYRALNTLEKEHFETISSKELAKREKLTPAQVRKDLSFFGSFGTRGLGYPVKELKGRIAKILGIDRSWNVALIGVGNIGSALVSYKEFQRQGFNIKVLFDSDQRKIGSNHKGITVLDTEHLEEELQKHKIELVVLAVPASAAQNLVDHVVHCGIKAILNFAPIKLKVPDDVEIRTENMAMELEYLSFTLVNNKKGERKKT, encoded by the coding sequence ATGAGAGAACGTAAAATTTCGGAATCGACAATTCATCGACTGTCGCATTACTATCGGGCGCTCAACACCCTCGAAAAAGAGCATTTCGAAACCATCTCCTCCAAGGAGTTAGCCAAACGCGAGAAGCTCACCCCCGCGCAAGTGCGAAAGGATCTCTCATTCTTCGGCTCCTTCGGCACCCGTGGCCTCGGCTATCCGGTCAAGGAACTCAAGGGCCGTATTGCCAAGATTCTCGGTATCGATCGCAGCTGGAATGTCGCACTAATCGGCGTCGGTAACATCGGCTCAGCGCTTGTCTCCTACAAAGAATTCCAGCGCCAGGGCTTCAATATCAAGGTGCTCTTCGACTCCGACCAGCGCAAGATCGGCTCCAACCACAAAGGCATCACAGTTCTCGATACTGAACATCTCGAAGAGGAGCTGCAGAAGCACAAGATCGAACTCGTTGTTCTGGCAGTTCCGGCTTCAGCTGCCCAGAATCTTGTCGATCACGTCGTGCATTGCGGCATCAAAGCCATCCTCAACTTTGCACCTATCAAACTCAAAGTCCCTGATGACGTTGAGATTCGCACCGAGAACATGGCGATGGAGCTGGAATACCTCTCGTTTACCCTTGTGAACAACAAGAAGGGTGAACGGAAAAAAACTTGA
- a CDS encoding dockerin type I repeat-containing protein encodes MILPANTPVVALDSRTPTFAWDSTDDGYQYSVTSYSLYLSVDSLFEFVNINESLTENSFTPSNPLAWGTRYWWKVRAQHQFNRERWSEQVFSFRTMTLGDANGNARVDVSDIVFIVSFIFAHGAAPMPLIAGDVNCDAKINIGDAVYLVNYVFISGPPPCDGFTTMAPTIQFWPEDGTRYQETDSVSESDSQ; translated from the coding sequence TTGATCCTCCCGGCAAACACGCCTGTGGTCGCACTCGACAGCCGCACACCAACGTTTGCGTGGGACTCAACCGACGATGGCTACCAGTACTCGGTAACTTCCTACTCGCTCTATTTGTCGGTAGATAGCCTGTTTGAATTCGTAAACATCAATGAGAGCCTCACTGAGAATAGCTTCACCCCGTCCAATCCGCTCGCGTGGGGAACGCGCTACTGGTGGAAAGTGCGTGCACAACATCAGTTCAACCGCGAACGCTGGTCCGAACAGGTCTTCAGCTTCCGCACCATGACGCTCGGCGATGCCAATGGCAACGCCCGCGTCGATGTCTCCGACATTGTCTTCATCGTCAGTTTCATTTTTGCGCACGGAGCAGCTCCGATGCCGTTGATCGCCGGCGATGTCAATTGCGACGCGAAGATCAATATTGGTGATGCTGTTTATCTGGTGAACTACGTGTTCATAAGCGGCCCGCCCCCTTGTGATGGCTTCACCACTATGGCACCGACAATTCAATTCTGGCCGGAAGACGGCACAAGGTACCAGGAAACGGATTCGGTATCTGAGTCGGATTCGCAATAA